The Argiope bruennichi chromosome 9, qqArgBrue1.1, whole genome shotgun sequence genome contains a region encoding:
- the LOC129984117 gene encoding tRNA (guanine-N(7)-)-methyltransferase-like has translation MENVHLPQKRYYRQRAHSNPIADHNFDYPLTPDHMNWAPLYPMYFGEDSKNSEAKVEFADIGCGYGGLLVELSPIFPDTLMLGLEIRVKVSDYVQERIKALRIQNPGKYENIACLRSNAMKYLPNFFKKGQLSKMFFLFPDPHFKAKKHKWRIISTQLLSEYAYVLRVRGILYTITDVKELHEWMVKHLDAHPLFQKIPEDELAKDPVVDKIFESSEEAKKVSRNKGDKFLAVYVRIEDSFSIKAEPADSDGTFQSSNCKT, from the exons atggaaaacgtTCACTTACCACAGAAAAGATATTATCGACAAAGAGCGCATTCAAATCCCATAGCTGATCATAATTTCGATTA CCCTTTGACTCCAGATCATATGAATTGGGCTCCTTTGTATCCTATGTATTTTGGGGAGGATTCCAAAAATTCTGAAGCCAAAGTAGAGTTTGCTGACATAGGGTGTGGATATGGTGGATTactgg TTGAGTTATCACCTATATTCCCTGATACACTAATGCTGGGTTTGGAGATTCGTGTAAAAGTCTCAGATTATGTTCAGGAACGTATCAAAGCTTTGCGAATACAAAATCCtgggaaatatgaaaatattgcttGTCTTAGGTCAAATGCAATGAAATATCTcccaaacttttttaaaaagggaCAA ttgAGCAAgatgttctttttatttcctgatccccattttaaagcaaaaaagcACAAATGGAGAATAATTAGTACTCAGCTTTTATCTGAATATGCTTATGTGCTTCGCGTTAGG ggtattttatatacaattacaGATGTGAAAGAACTTCATGAGTGGATGGTAAAACATTTGGATGCACATCCTCTTTTTCAAAAAATCCCTGAGGATGAATTA GCTAAAGATCCTGttgttgataaaatttttgaaagctcAGAAGAAGCTAAGAAGGTATCCAGAAACAAAGGTGACAAATTTCTTGCTGTCTATGTGAGAATCGAagattctttttctataaaagcaGAACCAGCAGATTCTGATGGTACATTTCAGTCATCTAATTGTAAAACGTAA